A section of the Macadamia integrifolia cultivar HAES 741 chromosome 9, SCU_Mint_v3, whole genome shotgun sequence genome encodes:
- the LOC122088039 gene encoding IRK-interacting protein — protein MAVVSSSSSNSSSSSKASSPPRPPPGSPLCFPIRENEGENEDEDEEQLNIRRTPNPASRDASRHHHPTPLHASATATITAKHKSSTTRKPSESTDADDRGVSCNKCRPNSREKISVVPLDANGHSYASPNGIFKSLLSSLTRKSPKTSTSSVPTSTSSREEQWKLAIAELSHKLIQTTRKRDEALLEASRLKHSMAELEKKLNKLEIYCHSLKSGPEVCSSSPLKPSKGYDLNGIEHQDKVIESFLNSVAEARSSVRVLSRSLTLQLRQMGVKVYERISSLLQPYEVKIWFAKNPRGLMFYLEALLNSTFYEEFESIGFQKSGSDKILNPIERCEAKFASFQVLKGLSWDEVLNKGTKHFSEEFSRFCDRKMSDIVTMLGWNKAWPEPLLQAFFGAAKSVWLVHLLAFSVHPSLPIFRVDKGVRFDGVYMEDMSADKAQKLVPSMVKIMVAPGFYVYNNVVKCKVLCKYNSSSSNGNGNLGSLSSP, from the exons ATGGCtgtggtttcttcttcttcttccaattcctcttcctcttccaaaGCGTCATCTCCGCCTCGTCCGCCTCCTGGCTCTCCCCTCTGCTTTCCT ATTAGAGAAAACGAGGGAGAGAACGAAGACGAGGATGAAGAACAGCTTAACATCAGAAGAACCCCAAATCCAGCTTCCCGTGACGCCTCAAGGCACCACCACCCAACCCCTCTCCACGCTTCGGCCACCGCCACTATCACCGCCAAACACAAATCCTCCACAACCCGAAAACCGTCAGAATCTACCGACGCCGACGATCGTGGTGTTTCTTGCAACAAGTGCCGTCCCAACTCACGCGAGAAGATCTCCGTTGTCCCCCTCGACGCCAATGGCCACTCCTACGCTAGCCCCAACGGCATCTTCAAATCCTTATTATCATCCCTCACAAGGAAAAGCCCCaaaacatcaacatcatcagtTCCGACATCAACCTCATCCAGGGAAGAACAATGGAAGCTCGCCATCGCCGAGCTCTCCCACAAGCTCATCCAAACAACCCGAAAGAGAGATGAAGCTCTCCTTGAAGCTTCCAGGCTTAAACACTCCATGGCAGAGCTGGAGAAAAAGCTCAACAAACTCGAGATCTACTGCCACAGCCTGAAATCTGGTCCCGAGGTATGTAGCAGTTCGCCATTAAAACCCTCCAAAGGTTACGATCTCAATGGAATCGAACACCAAGACAAGGTCATCGAATCTTTCCTCAATTCGGTGGCGGAAGCGAGATCTTCGGTCCGCGTTCTCAGCCGATCCCTAACGCTCCAGCTTAGACAAATGGGCGTCAAGGTCTACGAACGAATCTCCTCGCTCCTCCAACCCTACGAGGTAAAGATTTGGTTCGCCAAGAACCCAAGAGGCCTGATGTTCTACTTGGAAGCGTTACTGAACAGTACCTTCTACGAGGAATTCGAATCAATCGGGTTCCAGAAAAGCGGGTCGGATAAAATACTGAACCCGATTGAGAGATGTGAAGCGAAGTTCGCTTCTTTTCAAGTTCTAAAAGGGCTGAGCTGGGATGAGGTACTGAACAAAGGGACGAAGCATTTCAGTGAAGAGTTCAGTAGGTTCTGTGATAGGAAGATGAGTGATATAGTAACGATGTTGGGTTGGAACAAAGCATGGCCTGAGCCTCTGTTGCAGGCCTTCTTCGGTGCTGCTAAGAGTGTTTGGTTGGTTCATCTCTTGGCCTTCTCTGTTCATCCAAGCCTGCCTATATTCAGGGTGGATAAAGGGGTGAGGTTTGATGGGGTTTACATGGAGGACATGAGTGCTGATAAGGCTCAGAAGCTAGTTCCATCCATGGTTAAGATCATGGTCGCACCTGGGTTTTATGTTTACAATAATGTGGTTAAGTGTAAGGTCCTTTGCAAGTataatagtagtagtagtaatgGCAATGGCAATCTGGGTTCATTATCATCACCTTAG